Proteins encoded in a region of the Stieleria neptunia genome:
- a CDS encoding FG-GAP-like repeat-containing protein: MKQYARKKRSQARVRGHLRRLGGEVLERRDLLASDFGDAPSPYPTALAADGARHIATGPTLGFLRDTESDGVPSVVAQSDGADEDGITIGNLRVGQVGASVFVNVQGGPAKLDAWIDFNRNGRWDGGSEKIASSLSLDSGFSTVTFDVPIDAKPGLSFARFRLSTAGGLGVSGEANDGEVEDYPLSIGGLAATEAVLPHHVIGSSGTPEIAAFTASDIDGDDDVDLIATSPTTNQLLYFENDGSERFEQHVIDQINATEIVARDLDRDGDVDIVVAQGTGDRVVSWYENTSSGVFVARSINTRLSSVGVTTLDVGDIDGDGDIDIAFGVPRDDSVYWFANRGDMNFDIRSTSTFGYIADDPRDLTLIDFEGDGDLDIFVSDEKPNDSTGIVYFENQGASGFGIDSLGGVVNRTFVSFDVSDIDGDGDYDLLTGASTGKIEWFENRGTGVWSNGGTLRSAGNPVGNVDIGDLDGDGDFDVAATLFDDDQVVWYRNDGTENFTEVLVRSIDAPDPISIVDLDQDGDLDVVSAAAGDDGFVWHRNINSPDFGDAPAPYPTSIADRGAYHVATGPRLGATRDAETDGQPSPNADGDGADEDGVLFGDIEPGQMAGFNIDLQNASSGKVTAWIDWDDDGVWESDERIRTGADVIPGLQTLNYNVPADVQPGRRMARVRLASQAITDPTGYAADGEVEDYQVAIGGDVEVVLPDSLSEDVYVELSGSDLQVVSYTFPPQVFSSTPLASTRSLSIQMGTFDNGTYLSRVVVDFRDGFFSLPGGILVEGEWLNGIPRSRQNVSIIGTGATNAIYRTENLPLGNGRFEVAQGGIPSVIRLKEIHNVRISQMVQITIDGELEIRFNDLYLDADAPIELGPVTKFTGSQLDIIRSTSPIVFGGDLFVDVFFRAGVKVGARKELFSAPSYSGDFTSRTYQDHPLGTEWGIRTDEEHFYTLQLFDVAQVGDVVLNNDPDDSQRSTVTEVNVEIEGYVEIDPGAFQITKRGSDGGPVDHSVTVATVQGNTVATLAFSGAMTRGANRALVDGNYHLTIDPTKVRRIRSTVILDGDGDQLSGGTFAFGVAETDGFFALYGDSDGDRDVDGQDYGRFGLTFLKSENDPLFNSVIDSDGDGDVDGQDYGRFGQRFLKKLPFD; this comes from the coding sequence ATGAAACAGTATGCTCGCAAGAAGCGATCGCAGGCGCGCGTTCGGGGCCACCTACGCCGACTCGGCGGCGAGGTTTTGGAACGCCGCGATTTGTTGGCCAGCGACTTTGGCGATGCGCCGTCACCGTACCCGACCGCGTTGGCAGCCGATGGGGCACGGCACATCGCGACCGGACCAACGCTCGGTTTTCTGCGCGACACCGAATCTGACGGAGTTCCGTCAGTCGTCGCGCAGTCGGACGGGGCTGATGAGGACGGAATCACGATCGGAAACCTCCGCGTCGGCCAGGTGGGAGCATCGGTCTTCGTGAACGTTCAAGGCGGTCCGGCGAAGCTGGATGCCTGGATCGATTTCAACCGCAACGGACGGTGGGACGGCGGATCGGAAAAAATCGCCTCGTCGTTATCGCTCGATAGTGGCTTCAGCACCGTGACGTTTGACGTGCCCATCGACGCCAAGCCGGGGCTGTCCTTTGCCCGCTTTCGATTGTCCACGGCGGGAGGACTCGGCGTTTCTGGCGAAGCGAATGATGGTGAGGTGGAGGACTATCCGCTGTCGATCGGTGGGCTTGCCGCGACAGAGGCGGTGTTGCCGCATCATGTGATCGGATCGAGCGGAACGCCCGAAATCGCTGCGTTCACTGCGTCCGACATCGACGGCGACGACGATGTGGACTTGATTGCCACGTCGCCCACGACGAACCAGTTGCTGTACTTCGAAAATGACGGCAGCGAGCGATTTGAACAGCACGTGATTGACCAAATCAACGCGACCGAGATTGTTGCCCGTGACCTGGACCGGGACGGCGACGTGGACATCGTCGTCGCACAGGGCACGGGCGACCGAGTGGTTTCCTGGTACGAAAATACTTCCTCCGGAGTCTTTGTGGCTCGTTCGATCAACACCAGACTTTCATCAGTCGGAGTGACCACATTAGACGTTGGCGACATTGATGGAGATGGCGATATTGACATCGCGTTTGGTGTACCGCGCGACGATAGCGTGTATTGGTTTGCCAATCGGGGTGACATGAACTTCGACATTCGATCGACGAGCACCTTTGGTTACATTGCGGACGACCCCCGCGACCTCACGCTCATCGACTTCGAAGGGGATGGAGACCTTGATATTTTTGTTTCCGATGAGAAGCCCAATGACTCCACCGGGATTGTCTATTTTGAAAACCAGGGGGCGTCGGGCTTTGGAATCGACAGCCTGGGCGGGGTTGTCAATCGTACGTTTGTGTCGTTTGACGTTTCGGACATCGATGGCGACGGAGACTACGATTTGCTGACGGGAGCTTCCACCGGCAAGATCGAGTGGTTCGAGAATCGCGGGACCGGGGTATGGTCTAACGGCGGAACGTTACGATCGGCGGGTAATCCGGTCGGTAACGTCGATATCGGTGACTTGGACGGCGACGGTGACTTCGACGTGGCGGCGACGCTCTTTGATGACGATCAAGTCGTTTGGTACCGCAACGATGGGACTGAAAATTTTACCGAAGTGTTGGTGCGGTCGATCGATGCACCGGATCCAATCTCCATCGTCGATCTGGATCAGGACGGTGATCTGGATGTTGTCAGTGCGGCCGCAGGCGACGACGGCTTCGTTTGGCATCGAAACATCAACTCACCCGATTTCGGAGATGCCCCGGCGCCTTACCCGACTTCGATTGCCGACCGCGGCGCGTACCACGTTGCGACGGGGCCTAGGCTGGGGGCGACTCGCGATGCCGAAACCGATGGCCAACCGTCGCCCAACGCCGACGGCGACGGGGCCGACGAGGACGGCGTTTTGTTCGGCGACATTGAACCCGGGCAAATGGCCGGATTCAACATCGATCTACAAAACGCATCAAGCGGAAAAGTCACCGCCTGGATCGACTGGGATGACGACGGGGTCTGGGAATCCGATGAGAGAATCCGTACCGGTGCCGACGTGATCCCCGGTCTGCAAACGCTCAATTACAACGTTCCCGCCGACGTCCAACCTGGCCGGCGGATGGCCCGAGTGCGGCTCGCATCGCAGGCCATCACCGACCCCACCGGCTACGCCGCCGACGGTGAAGTGGAGGACTATCAGGTTGCGATCGGCGGAGACGTTGAGGTTGTTCTGCCTGATTCGCTATCCGAAGACGTGTATGTGGAACTCAGCGGTAGCGACCTGCAGGTGGTCAGCTACACCTTTCCGCCACAGGTTTTCTCGTCGACTCCCTTGGCTTCGACCCGCTCGTTGTCAATTCAAATGGGGACCTTCGACAACGGAACCTACCTCAGTCGAGTCGTCGTTGATTTCCGTGACGGCTTCTTTTCCCTTCCGGGTGGGATTCTGGTCGAAGGGGAATGGTTGAACGGGATACCACGAAGCCGTCAAAATGTTAGCATCATCGGCACGGGAGCCACCAACGCAATCTACAGGACAGAGAATCTTCCGCTGGGCAACGGTCGGTTCGAAGTCGCGCAAGGTGGGATTCCGTCCGTGATTCGCTTGAAGGAGATCCACAATGTTCGCATCAGTCAGATGGTACAGATCACGATTGATGGTGAACTGGAAATTCGATTCAATGACCTGTATCTCGATGCGGATGCCCCCATCGAATTGGGGCCCGTGACAAAGTTCACTGGATCCCAACTCGATATCATCCGTTCCACCAGTCCGATCGTATTCGGCGGCGATCTGTTTGTTGATGTCTTCTTCCGCGCCGGAGTCAAGGTGGGAGCCCGTAAGGAACTCTTTTCCGCCCCGAGCTATAGCGGAGACTTTACATCAAGGACGTACCAGGATCATCCTCTTGGGACCGAATGGGGGATTCGAACGGACGAAGAGCATTTCTACACGCTGCAATTGTTCGACGTCGCCCAAGTCGGGGATGTCGTCTTGAACAACGACCCCGATGACAGTCAACGATCCACCGTTACCGAGGTCAATGTTGAAATCGAAGGTTACGTCGAGATCGATCCGGGGGCATTCCAAATCACGAAGCGTGGCAGCGATGGTGGCCCCGTCGATCACAGCGTCACGGTTGCGACGGTCCAGGGAAATACAGTCGCCACGCTTGCGTTCAGCGGAGCGATGACGCGCGGCGCGAACCGGGCACTGGTCGACGGCAACTATCACTTGACGATCGATCCCACGAAAGTCCGTCGCATTCGCAGCACCGTCATCCTCGATGGTGATGGCGATCAACTTTCGGGCGGAACGTTTGCGTTTGGTGTCGCAGAAACGGACGGTTTCTTTGCACTCTATGGAGATAGCGACGGCGACCGGGATGTGGACGGCCAAGACTATGGCCGTTTCGGATTGACGTTTTTGAAATCGGAGAACGACCCGTTATTCAACTCCGTCATCGACAGCGACGGAGACGGAGATGTCGACGGTCAAGACTACGGCCGTTTCGGGCAACGTTTCCTGAAGAAACTCCCCTTCGATTGA
- a CDS encoding O-linked N-acetylglucosamine transferase, SPINDLY family protein, giving the protein MKIETALSLQKAGNLEQAKQLYCEVLSVDPNHADAWHLLGMTLYSAAAYPSALDCLQKAQGLLGDHPELMGHLALVYHAMGDLQRAHQMLSQLVVVEPDNPDTRNNFGVFLLDLGQLEQAEEQFQQAIRISPDSEHAAMNLANCWVRQNRLHDAEQIYDDLLQRNAGNLDVLGNLGECYRRQCKWEQSLELLQRVVQARPSDLVSKLTLARTLVNLGRLDEAAERFKQLVVEFPHYAKAHHYLGTVLLSMGDVAKAESEIQLALELDPADAHARCSLGFVYIESDRRREAAECFAEAVKQDPRMSGAHGCLLYLMSGDPDIDPRQLFEEHVRWGEVHGNVQPLQRRRNVRDPNRKLRIGYASADFREHAVTAFFEPLLRLRDRSAFEIYCYYESGLGDHVTEQLKTLSDHWRVTLGYSDQQVAQQILDDQIDILVDLAGHTSGNRLPALAYKPAPIQISWLGYPNTTGLKAIDYCLTCDVQNPIGEPTLHTEELIRIPGGSFCFAPPNNAPELSSLPARRNGYVTFGSLHRPFKISSSTHDLWAAALKACPDARLLAFNTRFNEPLKKELISALVQRGIDESRIEVRSVYRGDSYLETYHEIDLGLDATPWAGGTTTMEALWMGIPVVGFYGNNRPSRGTAGIVHHLGKPEWIAKSIDEYASLVGRLAGDLEELEGLRRTLRETTRRTIADQQRFVTELEKAYRQSWKRWCDEQPATAITPVTPGIETASSQASGEICS; this is encoded by the coding sequence ATGAAAATTGAAACTGCGCTATCGCTACAGAAAGCGGGGAATCTGGAACAGGCCAAGCAATTGTATTGCGAAGTACTGAGCGTGGATCCGAACCACGCCGATGCCTGGCATCTGCTCGGGATGACGCTTTATTCCGCCGCAGCCTACCCGAGTGCATTGGATTGTTTGCAAAAGGCTCAAGGGCTGCTCGGGGATCATCCGGAATTGATGGGCCATCTGGCGCTGGTGTATCACGCGATGGGAGACCTCCAACGGGCTCATCAGATGCTCAGCCAATTGGTGGTTGTTGAGCCAGACAACCCGGATACGCGAAACAATTTCGGAGTCTTCTTGCTTGATCTTGGGCAATTGGAACAAGCCGAGGAGCAGTTCCAACAGGCGATTCGGATCAGTCCAGATTCCGAACATGCGGCCATGAACCTGGCAAATTGTTGGGTCCGACAGAATCGTCTTCACGACGCCGAACAGATCTATGATGATCTGCTCCAACGCAACGCCGGCAACCTCGACGTGCTGGGGAATTTGGGTGAATGCTACCGACGCCAATGCAAGTGGGAGCAGTCACTGGAGTTGCTTCAGCGTGTGGTGCAGGCCCGTCCCAGCGATTTGGTTTCCAAGTTGACGCTCGCGCGGACACTGGTCAATCTTGGGCGACTCGACGAGGCGGCCGAGCGTTTCAAGCAACTGGTCGTGGAATTTCCCCACTATGCCAAGGCACACCATTATTTGGGGACCGTGTTGCTCAGCATGGGCGATGTGGCGAAGGCGGAGTCAGAGATTCAGCTTGCCTTGGAACTCGATCCGGCCGACGCACACGCGCGTTGCTCGTTGGGGTTTGTCTACATCGAGTCCGATCGGCGGCGTGAAGCGGCCGAATGCTTTGCCGAAGCCGTCAAGCAAGATCCCCGCATGAGCGGCGCCCACGGCTGTTTGTTGTATTTGATGAGCGGTGATCCCGACATCGACCCTCGGCAGTTGTTCGAAGAACACGTCCGTTGGGGCGAGGTGCACGGAAACGTCCAGCCGCTGCAACGACGCCGCAACGTGCGTGATCCGAACCGAAAACTGCGAATCGGTTACGCCTCGGCTGACTTTCGCGAGCACGCCGTCACGGCATTTTTTGAGCCGCTTTTGCGACTTCGCGACCGGTCAGCGTTTGAAATCTATTGTTATTATGAGTCCGGTCTGGGAGACCACGTGACGGAACAGTTGAAGACGCTTTCGGATCATTGGCGCGTCACGCTGGGGTATTCGGACCAGCAGGTTGCTCAGCAGATCCTCGATGACCAGATCGACATCTTGGTAGATCTGGCCGGACACACGTCGGGGAATCGGTTGCCGGCGCTGGCGTACAAACCCGCGCCGATCCAGATCTCCTGGCTCGGTTATCCCAACACCACGGGATTGAAAGCGATCGATTATTGCCTGACTTGCGACGTGCAAAATCCCATCGGCGAGCCGACGTTGCACACCGAGGAGCTGATTCGGATTCCGGGTGGGTCGTTTTGTTTCGCGCCGCCTAACAATGCACCCGAATTGTCCTCCTTGCCTGCCCGTCGCAACGGCTATGTCACGTTCGGTTCGTTGCACCGACCATTCAAGATCTCCTCGTCGACGCACGATTTGTGGGCGGCCGCCTTGAAGGCATGTCCCGATGCACGGCTGCTTGCGTTCAACACGCGTTTTAACGAGCCGTTGAAAAAGGAGTTGATCAGCGCGTTGGTTCAGCGCGGGATCGATGAAAGCCGCATCGAAGTCCGCAGCGTCTATCGCGGCGATTCGTATTTGGAAACGTATCACGAGATCGATCTCGGACTCGACGCGACGCCGTGGGCGGGCGGGACGACGACGATGGAGGCCTTGTGGATGGGAATTCCGGTTGTCGGCTTTTATGGCAACAACCGGCCATCGCGAGGGACTGCGGGGATCGTTCACCACCTCGGCAAACCCGAATGGATTGCCAAGTCGATCGACGAGTACGCGTCCTTGGTCGGCCGACTCGCCGGTGATCTTGAAGAGCTGGAAGGGCTGCGCCGAACGCTACGGGAGACGACGCGGCGGACGATCGCTGATCAACAGCGTTTCGTCACCGAGCTCGAGAAAGCGTACCGACAGTCCTGGAAACGTTGGTGCGACGAGCAGCCCGCAACCGCAATCACGCCGGTGACGCCAGGCATCGAGACGGCGTCAAGCCAAGCTTCTGGCGAAATCTGTTCTTAA
- a CDS encoding DegT/DnrJ/EryC1/StrS family aminotransferase: MSVTKTTHRIDRKVVRDDVLHVGAPNVGDRAYFDQLVDQIFERRWFTNDGCVVKELEAKLRAYLGVKHCFAVCNATIGLQLAYHALNLTGEVIVPSFTFVATAHAAQWGGLTPVFADVDRDNHTICPQSIEALITEKTSAIVGVHLWGNPCDTKAIEDLARKHGLAVVYDAAHAFACSKDDQMIGNFGDCEVFSFHATKFFNTFEGGAIATNNDALAERLALIKNFGFAGMDTVVDLGTNAKMPEVCAAMGLSLLPCLDQLLEKNRHNHQLYRAHLEGIAGLRLLTYDHLQQTNWQYVVIEIDESRFRVSRDELVARLHAQQIRARRYFYPGCHRMEPYQSMPRHQNLALQNTETLCDRVICLPTGSAIDESDIDRVCRVIRGY, translated from the coding sequence ATGTCAGTCACAAAGACCACGCATCGGATCGATCGAAAGGTCGTCCGAGATGACGTGCTGCACGTCGGGGCTCCGAATGTCGGTGACCGCGCCTACTTCGATCAACTCGTCGACCAGATCTTTGAGCGGCGATGGTTTACCAACGACGGTTGCGTGGTCAAAGAGTTGGAAGCGAAGTTGCGTGCGTATTTGGGCGTCAAGCATTGTTTTGCGGTTTGCAATGCGACGATCGGTTTGCAGCTGGCCTACCACGCACTGAATCTGACCGGCGAAGTCATTGTGCCGTCGTTCACCTTCGTTGCGACCGCTCACGCGGCGCAGTGGGGCGGACTGACACCCGTCTTCGCAGACGTCGATCGCGACAATCACACAATTTGTCCGCAGAGCATCGAGGCGCTGATCACGGAGAAAACGAGTGCGATTGTCGGTGTGCATCTTTGGGGAAATCCCTGCGACACCAAAGCGATCGAAGACCTGGCACGTAAGCACGGTTTGGCGGTGGTCTACGATGCCGCTCACGCCTTCGCCTGTTCGAAAGACGATCAGATGATCGGCAACTTCGGTGATTGCGAAGTGTTCAGCTTCCACGCCACCAAATTCTTCAACACGTTCGAAGGCGGAGCGATCGCGACCAACAACGACGCGCTGGCGGAGCGACTGGCGTTGATCAAAAATTTTGGCTTTGCCGGAATGGACACGGTCGTTGATTTGGGCACGAATGCAAAAATGCCCGAAGTCTGCGCCGCGATGGGATTGTCGCTGTTGCCGTGCTTGGATCAGCTGCTGGAAAAGAACCGACACAATCACCAGCTCTATCGTGCACACCTGGAAGGGATCGCGGGATTGCGGCTGTTGACGTACGACCATCTGCAGCAGACCAATTGGCAATACGTGGTCATCGAGATCGACGAGAGTCGTTTTCGTGTCAGCAGAGACGAATTGGTGGCTCGGTTGCACGCTCAACAGATTCGAGCCCGTCGGTACTTTTATCCAGGGTGCCATCGGATGGAACCCTATCAATCGATGCCTCGCCATCAAAACCTTGCGTTACAGAACACCGAGACGCTCTGTGATCGAGTGATTTGTCTGCCGACCGGTTCGGCGATTGACGAATCAGACATCGATCGCGTTTGTCGGGTGATCCGCGGTTATTGA
- a CDS encoding transposase, with protein MTRALTQDFIGSDLQLVFDNNREKQYEYLATFQAVAMTVADVALNFSENFNQAYKEHKENLDVSRQSFYAKTRGIEPAVSESLVSHAAKRTIQMQDAMGFTPWELLPGYRCLSIDGNVLAKSDKRLKDLRDVKGAPLPGKLVARFDLQRQVFDRAYVLLDGHAQESTCCDRIVDDIQPNDVVIADRHYCIVPFLNKLAQSKSFFVIRQHGRLKGVLLGKRKRIGRSSTGVVYEQALKLSAAEDAMVVRRITVILDSPTRDGDEEIHVLTNLPATVSAKDVAEVYRHRWEEETAFNILQMTLTCEKSGVGHPKAATFLFCMSLLAFNLRQTIFAALFATHDESEVEAISHFHVSKNVSDKTEGMLIAITEDEWAELIPTTIKGLVAMLKKIARTIDLKEYRKSVRGPKKKKPHRSRNVASSHVSTAKLLGLT; from the coding sequence ATGACCAGGGCGCTCACGCAGGACTTTATCGGGAGCGATTTGCAACTGGTTTTCGATAACAATCGAGAAAAGCAGTATGAGTACCTCGCCACATTCCAGGCAGTGGCGATGACGGTCGCTGACGTGGCCTTGAATTTCAGCGAGAATTTCAATCAAGCCTACAAGGAGCACAAAGAGAATCTCGACGTTTCTCGACAGTCATTCTATGCCAAAACCAGAGGCATAGAACCAGCGGTAAGTGAGTCGCTCGTTTCGCACGCGGCAAAGCGGACTATCCAAATGCAAGACGCGATGGGGTTCACACCCTGGGAATTGCTTCCAGGTTATCGTTGCTTGAGTATTGATGGGAATGTCTTGGCGAAGTCTGACAAAAGATTGAAAGACCTTCGAGACGTCAAGGGTGCACCGTTGCCGGGTAAACTAGTCGCGAGGTTTGACCTACAGCGACAGGTGTTTGACCGCGCGTACGTGCTGCTTGACGGCCACGCGCAAGAGTCGACGTGTTGCGATCGGATCGTGGATGATATCCAGCCGAATGATGTCGTAATTGCGGACCGGCATTATTGCATCGTCCCATTCCTCAACAAACTCGCTCAATCCAAAAGCTTCTTCGTGATCCGCCAGCACGGGCGTTTGAAAGGCGTTTTACTGGGAAAACGCAAACGCATTGGCCGCAGCAGCACAGGCGTAGTCTACGAACAAGCGTTGAAACTATCTGCTGCCGAAGATGCCATGGTGGTTCGCCGAATCACTGTCATATTGGACTCGCCAACGCGAGATGGCGACGAAGAGATTCACGTGTTGACGAATCTTCCCGCCACAGTTTCGGCTAAGGACGTGGCAGAGGTTTACCGGCATCGCTGGGAAGAAGAAACCGCGTTCAATATTTTACAGATGACGCTCACTTGCGAGAAATCAGGTGTCGGTCATCCCAAAGCAGCAACGTTCCTGTTTTGTATGTCGCTGCTCGCGTTCAATCTTCGACAAACCATCTTTGCGGCTTTGTTTGCGACCCATGACGAATCAGAGGTGGAAGCGATCAGCCACTTTCACGTCTCAAAAAATGTCTCCGATAAAACCGAAGGGATGTTGATTGCGATCACCGAGGACGAGTGGGCAGAATTGATTCCGACGACAATCAAAGGCCTCGTCGCGATGCTGAAGAAGATCGCTCGGACGATCGACCTAAAGGAGTACAGAAAATCGGTCCGCGGCCCGAAGAAGAAAAAGCCGCACCGATCAAGGAATGTAGCCTCGTCTCATGTTTCGACCGCGAAACTGCTAGGATTGACCTAG
- a CDS encoding HEAT repeat domain-containing protein, which translates to MLSVWIAVALASLPVCGIPAGAADPVPSILNVDDVMGTDPAFSYRETQLKVSNDAIPLWLDALARPNAQLQRVTIDTIAIAHRRGMEGIDAALPALVELAGTSEVDASVRRAAVRALIELDARDQAPLLARLAQKYGAAISSLVEPALVKWKSPEMSQQWLARLSETGARRQSLVIAIQGVGALELHDGSKPLRRYVRDDSLPGGIRLAAARSLGQLSASGLQPLAAELIGGAEGDGDIVADVLAIALLSRHTDPAAIKLLRSLMSRSSTVVQSEALRRLYEIDFKIVLEFTDQAIASPDVNVRRTIASALIDSKQAARIAPLATLLDDVNPGLRQQVAVALFQLAQLPSLRDEVLSQVSGILDQDSWRGCEQATRVLVSLDHKPAGDRLVDLLRHPRGEVMVTAGWGLRRFGQRQHLPAMLGRATEIHDQFQKRKLNAGSPGVVDLMSQLFQAFGQMHYREADALVRAYVPRNFSLGERARTAAAWSVGFLYPDEAPDDLVDMLLARLNDVESLEPEYGTVRAMCAQSLGRMKAKAALPDLRRFATKFGSEVSFSCHWAIEQLTGESSPPTVSPIITDYEDWFLKPLSDDQ; encoded by the coding sequence ATGCTCTCGGTCTGGATTGCCGTTGCCCTCGCGTCGCTTCCGGTGTGCGGCATCCCCGCGGGTGCAGCCGATCCGGTGCCATCCATCTTGAACGTCGATGACGTGATGGGAACGGATCCTGCGTTCTCCTATCGTGAAACGCAACTGAAAGTATCAAACGATGCGATACCGCTATGGTTGGACGCATTGGCACGGCCCAACGCCCAACTGCAACGCGTCACGATCGACACGATTGCGATTGCACACCGCCGAGGGATGGAAGGCATTGACGCGGCCTTGCCGGCCTTGGTTGAATTGGCCGGAACGAGTGAAGTGGACGCTTCGGTGCGACGCGCGGCGGTTCGTGCATTGATCGAATTGGACGCCCGCGATCAGGCTCCGCTGTTGGCGAGGTTGGCCCAGAAATACGGGGCCGCGATTTCGTCGCTCGTCGAGCCCGCGTTGGTGAAGTGGAAGTCGCCGGAAATGTCTCAGCAGTGGCTTGCGCGGTTGAGCGAAACCGGGGCGCGGCGGCAATCTCTGGTCATTGCGATCCAAGGGGTGGGCGCACTGGAACTGCACGACGGATCGAAACCGCTTCGTCGCTACGTCCGCGACGATTCGTTGCCTGGTGGAATCCGACTGGCCGCGGCGCGGTCGCTCGGTCAACTGTCCGCGTCGGGGCTCCAGCCGCTGGCTGCCGAGTTGATCGGCGGCGCGGAGGGTGACGGCGACATCGTTGCGGACGTGTTGGCCATCGCCTTGTTGAGCCGGCATACCGATCCGGCGGCGATCAAGTTGCTCCGATCGTTGATGAGCCGCAGCAGTACCGTCGTGCAATCCGAGGCACTTCGGCGGCTCTACGAAATCGATTTCAAGATCGTGCTCGAGTTCACCGACCAGGCGATCGCCAGTCCAGACGTCAACGTCCGCCGCACGATCGCCTCGGCACTGATCGACAGCAAACAGGCAGCTCGCATCGCGCCCCTCGCAACGCTGCTCGACGACGTCAATCCGGGCCTGCGCCAGCAAGTAGCAGTCGCGTTGTTTCAACTCGCCCAGCTTCCGTCACTCCGCGATGAAGTCCTCTCGCAAGTCTCGGGGATTCTTGATCAAGACTCCTGGCGAGGCTGTGAGCAAGCCACACGGGTGCTGGTCAGCTTGGACCACAAACCGGCCGGAGATCGACTCGTCGATTTATTGCGACACCCGCGCGGCGAAGTGATGGTGACGGCGGGTTGGGGGCTCCGGCGATTCGGGCAACGGCAACACTTGCCGGCAATGCTTGGGCGTGCGACCGAAATCCACGATCAGTTTCAGAAACGAAAACTCAATGCGGGCTCTCCCGGCGTGGTCGATCTGATGTCCCAGCTTTTCCAAGCGTTTGGACAGATGCACTACCGCGAAGCCGACGCGTTGGTCAGGGCCTACGTGCCTCGCAACTTTTCACTCGGCGAACGGGCGCGAACCGCTGCGGCGTGGAGTGTCGGATTCCTGTACCCCGACGAGGCCCCCGACGATCTGGTCGACATGCTGCTCGCACGGCTCAATGATGTCGAATCGCTGGAACCGGAGTATGGCACCGTGCGCGCGATGTGTGCCCAAAGCCTGGGGCGGATGAAGGCGAAGGCTGCTTTGCCGGATTTGCGACGGTTTGCGACCAAATTCGGCAGCGAAGTCAGTTTTTCCTGCCACTGGGCGATCGAGCAGCTGACCGGTGAATCCTCGCCGCCGACCGTCTCGCCGATCATCACCGACTACGAAGACTGGTTCCTGAAACCGTTGTCCGACGATCAGTGA